Part of the Microbacterium sp. Clip185 genome is shown below.
GATCGCCGACGACGACGTACGCTACGGGGCGCGCACGCTCCGCGAGCTTCTCCGGATGCTGGAGTTCGCCGATCTCGTGAAGCCGCAGAACCACTTCGCGCCCCTGCCGTGGCATGCGCGCTGGGACACGGCCCGCTCGCTGCTCAACCGGGCGGTCGGCAGCGACTACCCCGGCACGTACGGCCTGCGCGCCTCGACGTTCACGAAGCTCGACGGCTACGACCCGCGCGTGCTCTTCGAGAACCTCGAGCTCGAACGCACGGTACGCGCCGGCGGCGGCCGCATCCGTTCCTGTCCGCATCTCTACGCCGCTCGGCGCCCGCCGAGCTTCCGGCACTTCCGCGGCCAGCGGGTGCGCCAGGCGTACGACAGCCTCGCACAGCCGGCGCGGTTGGCCCTCGAGCTGGCGCTGCTGCCGGTCGTGCTGCTCACACGCCACCGCCTGCGGACCACGGCGATCGCCGCCGTGGCGGCCGTCGCGTGGGCGGAGGCCGGCCGTCGGAGGCACGGCGGTCGGGCCGTCTTCCCCGCGACGAGCGCCGCCTGGGCCCCGCTGTGGGTCACGGAGCGTGCGGTCACCGCGTGGTGCGCCGTCGCCGTGCGGGCACGCGGGGGCGTGCGCTACGCCGGAACCCGCCTCTGCGTGGCCGCACACCCGCGGCGTTGGATCCGCGCCCGGCTCTCGCCGAGCTGCGTCACGTCCGCCCGCGCCCCTCGCGAGAGGATGGAGGCATGGACACCGCACCCGACGACGACGTCGCCGCCGACTACCTGAGCGCGACGCTCGTGCCGCGCCCCTCGAACTGGGTGCGCGCGGGAATCGACGCCCTGCTCGGTTCCGGCGTGCTGAACATGTACGACGTCGAGGTCCGCCGGATCGACACCCAGGCGCTCGTGCTACGCATCCCCACCGATGCCAACATGGCGTCGCACCTTCTCGGCAAGATCGAGCTGGAGATGGAGACGCTCACGGTGACGGCGTTCCTGGAGTCCTGGCGCCCGATGCAGCGCTGATCGGGCGCGAGGGGTCAAGGTGGGCTCGACGGGGCCCCTCTCACACGCCCCGGGTAGGCTCCGGATGCGGCAGACTTCCTCCTGGGCATTCGCCCGTGGTCCCGCATCCGCGCCCGGGAGGAGCCCGATGACCAGCGTCGAACTGCACCGCAGCGGCCCCGTCAAGAAGAAGCGCCGTCCGATCGCTCCGGATCGCTTGTCGGCGGCGCTCATGCTCATCGCCACGGCGCTCGCCATCATCTGGGCGAACAGCCCCTGGGGTGCGGGCTACGAGCACTTCTGGGAGACACCGATCACCATCGCCGTCGGCGACATGCAGATCGCCTCGAACCTGCATGCGCTCGTCAACGATGGCCTCATGACGCTCTTCTTCTTCCTCGTCGGCCTCGAGGTCAAGCGTGAGCTCACCATCGGCGAGCTCACCGATCGCGCCCGCGCGACCCTGCCGATCGCGGCGGCCGTCGCAGGCCTGGTGGTGCCCGCCGGGATCTTCATCCTCTTCACTCTCGGCACCGACCAGACGCACGCGTGGGGCGTCGTGATCTCCACCGACACCGCATTCCTCCTCGGCGCCCTCGCGATCATCGGCCCGAAGTTCCCGGCCCGTCTGCGTGCCTTCCTTCTGACGCTGGCCGTCGTCGACGACATCGGGGCGCTCCTGGTCATCGGCGTCTTCTACTCGGACAGCCTCAACCTCGTCGCCCTCCTGGTGGCCACAGTCCTCATGGGGCTGATCGCCCTCGTGCGCTTCCTGCCCTACGGCCGCGGATTCTCCTATGCCGCTCTGGGCATCGCCCTCTGGGTCGTCGTGCTGCTCTCCGGCGTTCACGCAACCCTCGCCGGCGTGGCCATCGCTCTGCTCATCCCGGTGTTCCCTCCTCGGCGCAGCGATGTCGAACGCACGGCCGAGCTCACCCGCGCCTTCCGCGAGTCGCCCAACACCGTCTACGCGGCCGCCGTGCAGCGCAGCGTCCGCGACTCGCTGTCGATCAACGAACGCGTGGATGCGGGGTGGCGCCCCTATATCTCCTTCGGCGTGCTGCCCCTGTTCGCCTTGGCGAACGCGGGCGTCCACCTCGACGCGGCGACGCTGCAGGAGGCCTTCACCTCTCCGTTGACCTGGGGCATCATCGTCGCGCTCGTCGCCGGCAAGTTCGTCGGCATCACGGGCGCGACCTGGCTGCTGCGCGCCACGGGCAAGGGCGTGCTCGCCCCCGGCCTCGGCATGACGCGGATCGCCGGCGGCGGAGCCCTGTCGGGCATCGGGTTCACGATCGCGCTCTTCCTCGTGCCCATCGCGATCGACGACCCCCACACGCAGGATCTCGCCCGCGTCGGCGTGCTCACCGCATCCGTGCTGGCGTTTCTCTCCGGATGGGCGATCATCTCGATCGGCGACCGCGTGCGTCCGCCCGTCGCCGTCGGCAAATACTTGAACCGCCCTGTCGACCCCGCGCGCGATCACATCAAGGGACCGAAGGACGCGCCGCTGACGATCGTCGAGTACGGCGACTTCGAGTGCCCGTTCTGCGGCCGCGCGACCGGCTCGATCGACGAGGTCTTCGCCGCGCTGGGCGATCAGGTGCGCTGGGTGTGGCGGCACCTGCCGCTCGACGCGCCGCATCCGCACGCGCAGCAGGCGGCGCAGGCCTCGGAGGCTGCCGCGGCGCAGGGCCACTTCTACGAGATGACGCGGAAGATGTTCGCCCACCAAGACCAGCTGGAGCTCTCAGACTTGATCCGTTACGCCGACGAGCTGGGCCTGGACACCGATCGCTTCGCCGACGACCTGCGCTCCCCCGCCGTCCTGCGCCACATCCAGGACGACCGCCTGGACGCGGAGCTCATGGATCTGCACTCGACGCCCACGTTCTTCATCGGCGGGATCCGCCACGTGGGCCCGTGGGATTCCGCGTCGCTCATCCGCGCGCTGGAGGCATCCCGGGGTCGCGTGATCGAGCCGCATCCGTAAGCCAGCCCTGCGCCGAGCGGTTGCCGCTCGTTCGACAGCGTGCCCGACGCTCAGCGCGACGCGGTGACCTCCGCACCTGCATGAGCGATCTCGGCCAGGGCCTTCTCGCTCGACTCGGCGTGGACGCCGGCGACGAGGTCGGTGAACACGCGTACGTGACGACCGGCCGCGATGGCGTCCAGCGCCGAGGCGCGCACGCAGTAGTCAGTCGCGAGACCGACCACGTCGATGTCGAGGATGCCGTGCTCCTCGAGCAGCTCGGTCGCCGTGCGCCCGTCATCCGTGCGTCCCTCGAAGAGCGAGTAGGCCGGCTCTCCCTGCCCCTTCTTGAGGTGGTGCGTCACGGCGGAGGTGTCGAAGACCTCGTCGTACTCGGCACCGAAGGTTCCCGCCACGCAGTGCGGCGGCCACGTGTCGATGAAGTCGGGCTCTGCGGCGAAGTGGCCGCCGTTGTCGCCCTCGGCGTCGTGCCAGTCCCTGGACGCGACGATGAGGCCGTAGTCTCCCGCATGCTCCGCGAGGTAGGCGGAGATCCGCTCGGCGACCGCGTCGCCTCCCGCCACGCCGAGAGCACCGCGCTCGGTGAAGTCGTTCTGGACGTCGACGATGAACAGCGCCTTGGTCATGATCCGAGCGTACGCCGGTACTCGGCACGCGTCATCGACGCCGCATCCTTCGTCTCCGGCCCGGCGCGCCACAGCTTGGAGGGCCACCACACCGCACGCCCGATGTCGGACGCAAGAGCCGGCACCAGCAGCGAACGGACGACGAAGGTGTCCAGCAGCACACCGAACGCGACGATGAACGCCAGCTGCGCAAGGAACAGGATCGGGATGACCCCGAGTGCGGCGAACGTGGCCGCGAGCACGAGCCCGGCCGACGTGATCACGCCCCCGGTGGAGACGAGACCGCGGACGATGCCCGCGCGCGTGCCGTAGCGCAGCGACTCCTCCCTGACGCGCGACATGAGGAAGATGTTGTAGTCGATGCCGAGCGCCACGAGGAAGACGAAGCCGTAGAGCGGCACCGCCGGGTCCGCGCCGGGGAAGTCGAACACGTGATTGAACACGAGGGCGCTCACCCCCATCGCCGTGCCGAAGGAGATCACCGTGCTCACGATCAGCAGCACGGGCGCGAGGATCGAGCGCAGCAGGAGCATGAGGATCACGAAGACGACCGCGAGGATGACCGGGATGATGACGGTGCGGTCGCGGATCGAGGTGGCGTTCGTGTCGACGTCGATGGCGGTCTGCCCACCGACGAGCGCCGCTCCCTCGCCGAGTTCGCGATCGAGGGCCTCGCGCAACGCGACGACGGCGTCGTCGGCCGCGGCGGAGTCCGCCGCATCCGCAAGCGTCGCGATCAGGAGGACATCGCCGTCGACGGTGGTGGCTTCCGGCGCAGGCGTACCGGGCGGGCCGACCGCCGCGAGCTCGAGCGCGCCTCCCGAGACGGTGACCGACGCCTGGCCCGTCGGAGAGTCCGCGGCGGCGATCGCCACGCTGTCGATGCGCTGGGCGTCCGATGTCGCAGCGACGGCGGCGGCCGCATCCGCCTCGGAGACCACGACGTACACCGGGCTGCCGGACCCTGCCGGGAAGTGCTCTGCGAGCACGTCCTGACCGTCGCGTGCCTGCGAGTACCCCAGCACGAGGTCACTCGAGGGCACGCCGTCCGCCTTCAGCTGCGTGACGCCGGCGGCTCCGACGAGAAGGACGACGGTGCTGATGATCCACACCGGACGGGCACGCCGGGTGACGAACCGCGCCACCCGCGGCCAGAGACCCTTCGCCGGTGCGTTCGGGTCGTCCGACGGCACCGCCGCCGGGTGCTTCGGAATGAAGGGCCAGAAGGCGGCGCGCCCCACCAGCGCGAGCAGTGCCGGAAGGAAGGTGAGCGCGGAGAGCATCGCGAACGCGATGCCGATCGCCGCGATCGGTCCGAGCGCGCGGTTGCTGGCCAGGTCCGAGAGCAGCAGGCAGAGCAGTCCCGCGATGACCGTTCCGCCCGAGGCGAGGATGGGCTCGAACGCTCCGCGCCAGGCCTGTAGGGTCGCCGGCCACCTCTTCTGCCCCTCGGCCACCGCCTCTCGGTAGCGCGCCACGAACAGGAGCGCGTAGTCGGTGGCGGCGCCGATCACGAGGATGAACAGGATGCCCTGCACCTGGCCGTTCAGCACGAAGACACCGGCCTTGGCGAGCCACCACACCGTCAGGAGCGCCACGCAAAGCGCGAAGACGCTGGTGAGCAGCACGAGCACCGGCAACAGCGGCGACCGGTAGACGATCACGAGGATCACGAACACGGCGATGAGGGCGACGCCCAGCAGCAGCCCGTCGATGCCGAGGAAGCCTTCGACGAGGTCTGCGGTGAACCCGGCGGGGCCGGTCACCCATCCGTCGATGCCCGGAGGTGCGTCCGAGGCGACCACGTCACGGACTGCTTCGACGGCTTCCGGCACCTCACCTGATGCGTCGATGGGAACGAAGATCTGCGCGGCAAGGCCGTCGTCGGAGACGATCGGCGGCGAGATCCCGTCGAGCACCCCGGGCGTCTGGGCGATGTCATCAGCCACGGTCTGCAGCTGCGCGAGCTGCGCCTCGGTGAACTTCTGGTCTGCCGAGAACACCACGACGGCCGGGATGCTGTCGCCGGCGAGGAAGTCGGGAAGCCGTTCGTTGACCTGGGTCGAGGCGGCGCTCTGCGGCAGGAACGTCGATTGGTCATTGGTGGAGACCTCGTCGACCTTGCCGAAGTACGGGCCGCCGATCGAGCCCACCACGAGCCAGACGAGCACGAGCAACGCGGGGATGCCGACCCGAAGCCAGCGCGAGGGTTGGGTCGGAGTCGAGGATGCGGCCATGTCGCTAGCTTATCTAGCTATATCGGTTCGGCGCCACTCTCCTGCTCCGGCCTGGCGGATTCAGGCCGCGAACATGGTGACCAATGACAGGACGAGCGCGAGGACGCCGACCGTGAGGAAACCCACGGTGAACCAACCGGTGAGGCGCACGAGCGGAGAGCGCGCGACGAGCCGCATCCGACCGTCCGAGCCCGGTCGGTAGTAGATGGCCGCTT
Proteins encoded:
- a CDS encoding isochorismatase family protein, with translation MTKALFIVDVQNDFTERGALGVAGGDAVAERISAYLAEHAGDYGLIVASRDWHDAEGDNGGHFAAEPDFIDTWPPHCVAGTFGAEYDEVFDTSAVTHHLKKGQGEPAYSLFEGRTDDGRTATELLEEHGILDIDVVGLATDYCVRASALDAIAAGRHVRVFTDLVAGVHAESSEKALAEIAHAGAEVTASR
- a CDS encoding MMPL family transporter; this translates as MAASSTPTQPSRWLRVGIPALLVLVWLVVGSIGGPYFGKVDEVSTNDQSTFLPQSAASTQVNERLPDFLAGDSIPAVVVFSADQKFTEAQLAQLQTVADDIAQTPGVLDGISPPIVSDDGLAAQIFVPIDASGEVPEAVEAVRDVVASDAPPGIDGWVTGPAGFTADLVEGFLGIDGLLLGVALIAVFVILVIVYRSPLLPVLVLLTSVFALCVALLTVWWLAKAGVFVLNGQVQGILFILVIGAATDYALLFVARYREAVAEGQKRWPATLQAWRGAFEPILASGGTVIAGLLCLLLSDLASNRALGPIAAIGIAFAMLSALTFLPALLALVGRAAFWPFIPKHPAAVPSDDPNAPAKGLWPRVARFVTRRARPVWIISTVVLLVGAAGVTQLKADGVPSSDLVLGYSQARDGQDVLAEHFPAGSGSPVYVVVSEADAAAAVAATSDAQRIDSVAIAAADSPTGQASVTVSGGALELAAVGPPGTPAPEATTVDGDVLLIATLADAADSAAADDAVVALREALDRELGEGAALVGGQTAIDVDTNATSIRDRTVIIPVILAVVFVILMLLLRSILAPVLLIVSTVISFGTAMGVSALVFNHVFDFPGADPAVPLYGFVFLVALGIDYNIFLMSRVREESLRYGTRAGIVRGLVSTGGVITSAGLVLAATFAALGVIPILFLAQLAFIVAFGVLLDTFVVRSLLVPALASDIGRAVWWPSKLWRAGPETKDAASMTRAEYRRTLGS
- a CDS encoding glycosyltransferase, producing the protein MPAHAEYVLPLRWTDDADAADLTAYLRALCHHIDITVVDASPPELAARHAQLWSPYARHLQVARPDGVNGKAWGVGIGVAAARHEHVVIADDDVRYGARTLRELLRMLEFADLVKPQNHFAPLPWHARWDTARSLLNRAVGSDYPGTYGLRASTFTKLDGYDPRVLFENLELERTVRAGGGRIRSCPHLYAARRPPSFRHFRGQRVRQAYDSLAQPARLALELALLPVVLLTRHRLRTTAIAAVAAVAWAEAGRRRHGGRAVFPATSAAWAPLWVTERAVTAWCAVAVRARGGVRYAGTRLCVAAHPRRWIRARLSPSCVTSARAPRERMEAWTPHPTTTSPPTT
- the nhaA gene encoding Na+/H+ antiporter NhaA, translating into MTSVELHRSGPVKKKRRPIAPDRLSAALMLIATALAIIWANSPWGAGYEHFWETPITIAVGDMQIASNLHALVNDGLMTLFFFLVGLEVKRELTIGELTDRARATLPIAAAVAGLVVPAGIFILFTLGTDQTHAWGVVISTDTAFLLGALAIIGPKFPARLRAFLLTLAVVDDIGALLVIGVFYSDSLNLVALLVATVLMGLIALVRFLPYGRGFSYAALGIALWVVVLLSGVHATLAGVAIALLIPVFPPRRSDVERTAELTRAFRESPNTVYAAAVQRSVRDSLSINERVDAGWRPYISFGVLPLFALANAGVHLDAATLQEAFTSPLTWGIIVALVAGKFVGITGATWLLRATGKGVLAPGLGMTRIAGGGALSGIGFTIALFLVPIAIDDPHTQDLARVGVLTASVLAFLSGWAIISIGDRVRPPVAVGKYLNRPVDPARDHIKGPKDAPLTIVEYGDFECPFCGRATGSIDEVFAALGDQVRWVWRHLPLDAPHPHAQQAAQASEAAAAQGHFYEMTRKMFAHQDQLELSDLIRYADELGLDTDRFADDLRSPAVLRHIQDDRLDAELMDLHSTPTFFIGGIRHVGPWDSASLIRALEASRGRVIEPHP